The Salvia splendens isolate huo1 unplaced genomic scaffold, SspV2 ctg232, whole genome shotgun sequence genome includes the window GTTGGCAGCTCGACAGCCGACCTCGTCTTCttggcgcgtcaacaaacgcggacTCAGATGTACAAGGTCATATCTGACTGGAAGAATGCCACTgtccccgaggagaagagtttttttacgcactgctcgtgagtatgcgagcTGATTTGACTGCCGCCGCGACATAGgtggggggctcagacgcgggctcagatgccgcagatttgggggtcccggatagcggcgacgacggcgaggcGTGAGACGGAAGCGGGGGGCTCGTGCGTGGAGTAggagttatttttaaaattaatgtaatttttttattgtaatttttttaattaatgtacttttaaaaattttaatattattattgaattttcccttATATGTGTCGttaatttaattccgtattttgtgtgattgttaattatttatttttaataattttgtttattgtggctgggctattgcttgtccagttgcttatcctgatgatgtggcaggaggagttttagtgctgatgatgtggcatgagaaGTTTGTGGttgggctatgactgggctattctTATTAGAGATGCTCTTAGTTTCTCCCACTGTCCATACAACAAAAGACTGGATCCACTCCCCATATGTAGCAGACCAGTCTCTTCGCTCGTCGCCTTCCACGTATTTAATCATGGTCGGACTTGTATGAggaaaattgataaataaattattggagTCTGTTTTATGATATTACTCCTTCAGtccatgattttttttttaacacaCACATACATCGGAGTTCATGATACATTGGCAAGCTAACTGGCCCTTCCTAACCCCCGTGGCTCGTGAACTAGCCTCCCTCCAGCCGGATTCGGTCTCGTGAACTATAGCCTTGGTCAGGCTCGTAGACCAGCCACCCTCCGACGGGTACGGCCAGTAGACCAGCGCTGTTCCGGACAGGTCAAGGCTCATaagcttgccaagccccaaggcaacaagccttgtaaaggcccacaggggaaattaatcccaggTTGCACCATCCAGGAGGTTTAACACACACATACATCGGAGTTCGTGATACATTTGGCAAGCTAACTAGCCCTTCCCAACCCTCGTGGCTCGTGAACTAGCCTCCCTCTAGCCGGATTCGGTCTCGTGAACTAGCCTTGGTCAGGCTCGTAGACCAGCCACCCTCCGACGAGTTCGGCCCGTAGACCAGCGCTGTCCCGCACGGGTCAAGGCTTATCagcttgccaagccccaaggcaacaagccttgtaaatgcccacaggggaaattaatctCATGTTGCAccatccaggattcgaactcaagacctcctggatgggcggtatccttgcctcccttctcCAGTTGAGCTAGGAGTCATGGATCTCCTTCAGTCCATGATTAAGTGTCCTAAGTTTATTTGAcaagagttttaagaaatgtaataaaggtgagttgaaaagttagtggagtatgagtcctacttttatatactctctccgtccttaAAAAATAGACAACATTTGAAATATATTCCATCCGTCCTTAAAAAATAGACAACATTGGAAattacacgagttttaatgcataactgataaagtaatagaaagagaaaaaaagttatTGAAGTATTATCAGCGAAGAATGAGACCTACctcatttgaaaaaaaaatcttaaataaAACTAAGCTATTTTTAAGAAACATctcaaaatgacaaatgtgtctaTTTTTAATAGATAAGAGagaatattagttttaaaataaaatctgaGTGGGATGAGTTAGTGAAAGTTGAAGTCCATTACCgaaagtagtaaaaaataaatgagaaacTTAATTGGGAAAAGACGAAAAAGGAAACTTGAGACTCTTATTCGTGGATAGGAGTACTACTTTAGTTTCGGATCACTCTATCCTATTTCCAATTTGTATTTTAAGAAAGTTTGGAATATCGCACACTTGTTGAAGATAAACCCAGAAGTGAAGATAAAGTGGTCAAGTCTCTCGAAATAAAAGTTTGAGAAATACTAGTTATGTAATCCTAAAGTAACTATGTATAGCGACATTCTCTCTATAGGAGTAGCAATTgatcaaaaaataaaactagTAAAACTTTTTTGTTCAAATGTAAGAGTTACCCAATCCAGTGAAAGTTTAATCTCCAGGTAGAGAATCTGAATTCATGGGATAAGTTGAATACAAACAGGAAAAGAATTGAAAATGTGTCAAATAAACTTGTAGTAAGcattctttttttaaatacttTGCATTTATAAAAACACTTCATTGCCATGaacaaattaataattagaCAGGCCAAATAAAACCAGTTTAAGTCGTATCATCAAAAACACTTTCATGCCATGAACAAATTAATATACAGAATCATAGTACCAATATTGACAATTCCCCGCCATTTTGGCCAACAAAAAAAAGCAACGCCGAGACTCTGAATATAGACATCGACAACTCTTTATAAGGGGAGACGCACGAATTAGGATGAAAAAAACACACCAAGAAACATGCACATTCAAGCGAACTGGTCTTCGATTCATATGTATCAAAATAGTTGCGAGAAAAACCACAAAATGTAACAACTTATATAAAAAAAGGTGCTGAAATGTCAATCCCAAAAATCAAACTGTCCTCTAAGATCGAAATAAAGATAAGGAGTACCAAATGCACCCTTGACCTTAAGCAGAGACAGCTGCGGCCTTCTTCCTTGGTGTAGCCTCGGTACCTATATTGGTAAGCATAAATAACAAGCAACAACAAAGACTGGAAACTGGAAACAGAGAAGGCAAATGTAAAAATGGAAGTGTTCAAACCTTCTCTGAAATTGGTCTTGAATCTGCGGGGTACATTGCGTAGGTACCTCATGCGACCAGTTCCGGTGGTCTTTCTACGGATGGCCTTCACACTCCAGTTGTCTGAACATTTGTACACATCATCGTCAAGATCACCAAGAAAAGATGCATCTCCAACAGTATTGAATAAAACAATAATACGACGAATAACTTCATTAGCTCTATTAATTAACAAAGGAAGCATTAGGTTGACATGTTTACTAGTAAACAAAGATCATGTCTAATCTTATCTCCCTTTAGGTTTCCTCTTTCTCAAGCCGTGTAATTATTTCGGGATTAAATATTTAGTGTGTTtgattcatgagattcaatcccacaactcaatctaAATCTTAATctaaatggataatcatggaataattagtcatagctaaccccttcactaaaataatctcataactcaatcctagatatTATATCttagggagtataattttatctagcaaaccgaacaccaccataTTGTATACATCTCAACTACACCCCTATGATGAAATTTATTTTGCCTTATCTCATATAGTGTATCTCACTATTATGCAACAATACAATTTAATTCCTAACCAATGGTATAGTGCAGCGAGAGCTCTAACCTAATGCTCAAGTATATCAATTATAGCGAATTCCTAAAACTAATCAGGCCATGGAAAAGGATCAGCAAACTTTATTCATATACAATTTGCAAAAATTCAAATCACAGCTCCGtataaaaaatgagaaatgaCATACATGTCCTCTTGCGAGCAGCGGGATAAGCGCAGGCGGAGCAGCGGCTCTTCTGCAAATGGAAGCTGCGGCGGCCGCACCTCACACAGAGTGTGTGTGTCTTGTTCCTCCTCTTTCCGAAACTCCCGGTTCCCTTCGTCTGAAAACATCACGCGCAAAGAGGCAGCGATAAGCATATTGTGTGGCTCTAATAATTGCACAGATCAATCGGAATTATAATAGAAACAGAAATTGAAATATGACCATTGCTGTCGCGCTGCTGCAAAAAGCCTAGATTGTGCGTGTGCGGAGGTCGGCGTTTGAATATATAGAGTAGCGAAGTGCTATATGAAGTAGATTAAGAAGAAGGGTATTAGGGTTTGGGTTCTGAAGAATAATGGGTTATTAATGGGCCTTAACTATTGGACTTCAACTTTAGTatacattttttataaaatttattttccgGACTGCGTCATTCAAATGGAAAATGAAGTTATGCTTGAATTTTAGGAGTACTAGATTGTGTCAATTTCCCAATCCTACTGGACTCTACTAATATCTGgattatggagtatatttttagtagTTACAAGGGTATCCACCGGTGGGACTAGTGACTATTTTCCGCACCAATTTGTAGGCAACTGGATGGATGGGACAACATTATAGTTTTAATTTACTTGTAATTTGACTTTCATAGTTAATTGATTTTGTAAGATATATTTTTTCATACTAACTAATACTCCTTTCATCTTATAAAAATTGAGGCcttttccattttatttcatcccataaaagtagtattttatttttggtaatctCTTTCTCTATTAGGCATTGATAGTACTccaactactttttctttcaTTGAATCCATGCTATCCCAAATGCCGAAAGGAGTATCTTTCACTTTTACTCTATGTAGGTAATCATTTATTTTAGAATATGGTAATCaaaattttaagttttttaaTCTATATAAATAGAGTGCATCTTTTATGAATGGATTTTGTAGTTGTATTTGAGGAGTAAAATTATTCTAAACaagaataaaaaatgtttataaAGGATTGAAAAGAGAGATTTTTGGCCACaagaataaaaaatgtttaaaggATTGAAAAGAAAGATGTTTGGCCAAAATACTGCATTTTCTGCGCAGCACACCATCCTTGCCCATATTTTTGCACCTATGTCATCAGTAAATCAACAGAAGATGGCTTATTCCGGTCAGATCACCGGAGTCAGCAGCGGTTTCCCGAGGAAATGACACTCCAAGTTGGCAACAACGAGATCAGCCATAGTCATGCTCGTCTCAACTGTGTCAGTTCCAACATGAGGCAGCAGGACTACATTCTCAAGCTCCAACAACGGCTCAGGCACGTCAGGTTCATTCTCAAAAACGTCGAGTCCGGCGCCACCCAGTCTCCCTTCACATAATGCAGACACAAGTCCGTGTTCAT containing:
- the LOC121789417 gene encoding 60S ribosomal protein L37-2-like produces the protein MTKGTGSFGKRRNKTHTLCVRCGRRSFHLQKSRCSACAYPAARKRTYNWSVKAIRRKTTGTGRMRYLRNVPRRFKTNFREGTEATPRKKAAAVSA